A section of the Ictalurus punctatus breed USDA103 chromosome 8, Coco_2.0, whole genome shotgun sequence genome encodes:
- the ltc4s gene encoding leukotriene C4 synthase has product MLDQVVCVAAVTVLGVLEQAYFSLQVIYARRKYSVPPPATTGHPDFERVFRAQANCSEYFPLFVITLWVAGLFFSQALSAFLGFLYIYGRYQYFRGYAQSAQGRLAPLYFTAKVQWGLIALSALGVLCSMSRLYLGVDLLGSLCEVLGLNQLE; this is encoded by the exons atgCTCGACCAGGTGGTGTGTGTTGCTGCCGTTACAGTGCTCGGAGTCCTGGAGCAAG CGTACTTTTCCCTGCAGGTGATCTACGCCCGACGGAAATACTCCGTTCCACCTCCGGCCACCACGGGACACCCTGATTTTGAGAGGGTCTTCAGAGCACA AGCAAACTGTTCGGAATATTTCCCCTTATTCGTGATTACACTTTGGGTGGCTGGACTTTTCTTTAGTCAAG CTCTGTCTGCTTTTCTTGGGTTCCTGTACATTTATGGACGATATCAGTACTTCCGGGGATATGCACAGTCTGCACAGGGAAG actggcCCCTCTGTACTTCACAGCGAAGGTGCAGTGGGGGCTGATCGCCCTGTCGGCCCTCGGCGTGCTCTGCTCTATGAGTCGTCTGTATTTGGGTGTGGATCTGCTCGGCTCTCTGTGCGAGGTGCTCGGTCTGAATCAACTCGAGTGA